The Sagittula sp. P11 genome window below encodes:
- a CDS encoding ATP-binding protein, with product MRRPRSLLTRLALSLGVLLTTIWIGAATITAIGLRHEIDEVFDSALRETAERILPLAVIDIVSRDTDGVTQRLAALRGHDEHFTYVVRDAGGTVLLQSHAADPAVFPPYDGRGFRKTATHRFYNDEAVSGTIRITVAEPLGHRAEVAGEIQMGLGLPLLIVLPVALLAIFLAVRESLGPLRRFRNRLEARTPRDLTPVPALDLPSELAPLAETLNRLFGQLQAAFEAERSFASNAAHELRTPLAGAIAQVQRLRAETDDPKLKERASGIEATLKRLTRLSERLMQLARAEGGRLRLPERADLRPVVRIVADDIGRAPGGPDIRLTLPPDPVLSDLDPDMLAILCRNLIENAHRHGDKGQPVEVRLTQGGTLSVANDGPPVAAEKLARLTRRFERAADDPEGSGLGLAIVSAIAERSGSRLTLSSPRPGQSTGFEARLDLPVAPSPDDSSFERGDHRG from the coding sequence ATGAGGCGACCGCGCAGCCTTCTGACCCGGCTGGCCCTGTCGCTGGGCGTGCTGCTGACAACCATCTGGATCGGTGCGGCCACGATCACGGCCATCGGCCTGCGGCACGAGATCGACGAGGTGTTCGATTCCGCGCTGCGCGAGACGGCGGAGCGCATCCTGCCGCTGGCGGTCATCGATATCGTCAGCCGCGACACGGACGGCGTCACGCAGCGGCTGGCGGCGCTGCGCGGTCATGACGAACATTTCACCTATGTCGTTCGGGACGCCGGGGGCACCGTCCTGCTGCAGTCCCATGCCGCCGACCCGGCGGTGTTCCCGCCCTATGACGGCCGCGGCTTCCGCAAGACGGCGACGCATCGGTTCTACAATGACGAGGCGGTCAGCGGCACCATCCGCATCACCGTGGCCGAGCCGCTGGGCCATCGTGCCGAGGTCGCGGGCGAGATCCAGATGGGGCTGGGCCTGCCGCTGCTGATCGTGCTGCCCGTGGCGCTGCTGGCGATCTTCCTCGCCGTGCGCGAAAGCCTTGGCCCGTTGCGCCGCTTCCGCAACCGGCTGGAGGCCCGCACGCCCCGCGACCTGACGCCTGTCCCGGCGCTGGACCTGCCGTCTGAGTTGGCGCCGCTGGCCGAGACGTTGAACCGGCTGTTCGGTCAGCTGCAGGCGGCGTTCGAGGCGGAGCGCAGCTTTGCCTCCAACGCGGCGCATGAACTGAGGACACCGCTGGCCGGGGCCATCGCGCAGGTGCAGAGGCTGCGGGCCGAGACCGACGATCCGAAGCTGAAAGAGCGCGCGTCCGGGATCGAGGCAACGCTCAAGCGGCTCACCCGGCTTTCGGAGCGGCTGATGCAGCTTGCCCGGGCCGAGGGCGGCCGGCTGAGGCTGCCGGAAAGGGCGGACCTGCGTCCTGTGGTCCGGATCGTGGCGGATGACATCGGGCGGGCGCCGGGCGGTCCTGACATCCGCTTGACCCTGCCGCCGGATCCGGTTCTGTCCGACCTCGATCCCGACATGCTGGCCATTCTCTGCCGGAACCTGATCGAGAATGCGCACCGCCACGGGGACAAGGGCCAGCCGGTCGAGGTGCGCCTGACGCAGGGGGGCACGCTGAGCGTTGCCAACGACGGCCCGCCCGTAGCCGCCGAAAAGCTGGCCCGCCTGACGCGGCGCTTCGAGCGGGCCGCCGATGACCCCGAAGGCAGCGGGTTGGGGCTGGCCATCGTCTCTGCCATCGCGGAGCGCAGCGGGAGCCGGTTGACCCTGAGCTCTCCCCGACCGGGCCAGAGCACCGGGTTCGAAGCCCGGCTGGACCTGCCGGTGGCGCCTTCGCCGGATGACAGCAGCTTCGAACGCGGCGACCATCGGGGCTAG
- a CDS encoding amidohydrolase family protein: MSGDYECDLLIRGASVFDGTGAPPMTCDVAVAGDRIVAVGSGLTLSAREEVQAEGLALAPGFIDVHTHDDLAAMSLDSSLPKLSQGVTTVVTGNCGISLGPTPLGRRDMVVPPLDLIATKDEYRHETFGDFLAAVRATGPALNVVPLVGHTVLRARAVDDLTGPATSYEVEAMRRDLVAALDQGAAGLSTGLAYPPAKAATTGEVLALVREVAAAGALWTTHMRDERTGVVSAVAETIDIARRSGARTLISHHKCCGEAAFGLSRTTLAMIEDARQDITLDIDVYPYTASSTVLIESFARDSRRVTVSWSDPHPEMAGRDLSEIAGIWGIPEMEALDRLRPGGAIYHQMDDGDLERILAWPPSLVGSDGLPRDRRPHPRLWGAFPRVLGHYVRDRSLLTLATAIAKMTGQTADVLALPDRGRIAEGAAADLVLFDPSRIRDAASFEDPTRPAEGIVSVYLNGKLAYRPETPGTSPCGRLLARAS; encoded by the coding sequence ATGAGCGGCGATTACGAATGCGATCTGCTGATCCGTGGCGCCTCCGTCTTCGACGGGACCGGCGCACCACCGATGACCTGTGACGTTGCTGTGGCAGGCGACCGGATCGTCGCGGTGGGCTCCGGCCTGACGCTCTCCGCACGCGAAGAGGTGCAGGCCGAAGGGCTGGCCCTTGCCCCCGGTTTCATCGACGTCCACACGCATGACGATCTGGCCGCCATGTCGCTGGACTCCAGCCTGCCAAAGCTGAGCCAGGGCGTGACCACCGTGGTGACCGGCAACTGCGGCATCAGCCTCGGGCCCACCCCGCTCGGACGCCGCGACATGGTCGTCCCACCGCTCGACCTGATCGCAACGAAGGACGAATACCGCCATGAGACTTTCGGGGATTTTCTGGCCGCCGTCCGCGCCACAGGCCCTGCGCTGAACGTCGTCCCGCTGGTCGGCCACACTGTGCTGCGCGCAAGGGCTGTCGACGACCTGACCGGCCCCGCAACCAGTTACGAGGTCGAGGCCATGCGGCGCGATCTGGTCGCCGCTCTGGATCAGGGGGCCGCGGGCCTGTCCACCGGCCTCGCCTATCCGCCCGCCAAGGCCGCCACCACCGGTGAGGTCCTCGCGCTGGTCCGCGAGGTCGCCGCCGCAGGCGCCCTCTGGACGACGCACATGCGGGACGAGCGGACCGGCGTGGTGTCCGCCGTGGCAGAGACCATCGACATCGCCCGCCGCAGCGGCGCGCGCACGTTGATCTCTCACCACAAATGCTGCGGCGAGGCGGCGTTCGGCCTGTCCCGGACAACGCTCGCGATGATCGAGGACGCGCGGCAGGACATCACGCTCGATATCGACGTCTATCCCTATACCGCCAGTTCCACTGTGCTGATCGAAAGCTTCGCGCGGGACAGCCGCCGGGTGACCGTAAGCTGGTCGGACCCGCATCCCGAAATGGCCGGTCGCGACCTGAGCGAGATCGCAGGGATTTGGGGCATCCCCGAGATGGAAGCGCTCGACCGGCTGCGCCCGGGCGGCGCGATCTATCACCAGATGGATGACGGCGACCTTGAACGCATCCTCGCATGGCCCCCGTCGCTTGTGGGCTCCGACGGACTGCCGCGTGACCGAAGACCGCATCCCCGGCTCTGGGGCGCCTTCCCGCGGGTGCTGGGCCACTACGTGCGCGACCGGTCCCTTCTGACCCTGGCAACGGCCATCGCCAAGATGACCGGCCAGACCGCAGATGTTCTGGCGCTTCCCGACCGCGGGCGGATTGCCGAAGGCGCCGCCGCCGACCTGGTGCTGTTCGATCCCAGCCGCATCCGCGATGCCGCCAGTTTCGAAGACCCAACCCGCCCGGCGGAGGGCATCGTGTCGGTCTACCTCAACGGCAAGCTCGCCTATCGCCCGGAAACCCCTGGCACATCGCCATGCGGCAGGCTGCTGGCCCGCGCTTCGTAA
- a CDS encoding DUF6963 family protein, protein MTIGIAVHAPGAARAALAGLEAVEAVGRGAIGGFVSLSVITPDGALHNLGVQRGGARAMLAEPLLATLAAAHLGVLMSSGPDRPQPLSQFTPAAADAGLMTGHRLPNMPGPDGTPPNLVALQALREGLSAEEAIARALGDAPELDAGLIAMTLGGDIALANSASVATRDDIGEALLVEPGLSVAVMHNSILPHEALADLAVSAIRDTLWPRDAWTGSGTAIGLTVRDGSAERALLIDTDTATPLAFEAAGPEWRRAEWEGCPVRRGDPVIAGGRVVGKVIQEAYCILRNGKVTSTRGGHTITWTPGDTA, encoded by the coding sequence TTGACTATTGGAATTGCAGTACATGCCCCCGGAGCCGCCCGCGCGGCACTGGCGGGTCTCGAAGCGGTCGAAGCCGTGGGACGCGGCGCGATAGGCGGATTTGTCAGCCTGTCGGTCATCACCCCCGACGGCGCGCTCCACAATCTGGGCGTCCAGAGGGGCGGCGCGCGGGCCATGCTGGCGGAGCCGCTGCTCGCCACGCTGGCAGCGGCGCATCTGGGCGTGCTCATGTCGTCGGGTCCTGACCGGCCCCAACCCCTTTCGCAGTTCACCCCGGCGGCGGCGGACGCGGGGCTGATGACCGGCCACCGCCTGCCCAACATGCCCGGCCCGGATGGCACCCCCCCGAACCTCGTGGCGTTGCAGGCCCTCCGCGAAGGGCTGTCCGCCGAAGAGGCGATCGCGCGCGCCCTCGGCGACGCGCCGGAGCTCGATGCCGGGCTGATCGCGATGACGCTTGGCGGGGACATCGCGCTTGCGAACTCCGCATCCGTCGCCACGCGCGACGACATCGGCGAGGCGTTGCTGGTCGAACCGGGCCTGTCCGTCGCGGTGATGCACAACTCGATCCTGCCGCACGAGGCTCTGGCCGATCTTGCCGTCTCCGCCATCCGCGACACGCTTTGGCCAAGGGACGCATGGACCGGATCGGGCACGGCCATCGGCCTGACGGTGCGCGACGGCAGCGCCGAACGCGCCCTGCTGATCGATACCGACACCGCCACGCCCCTGGCATTCGAGGCGGCCGGACCGGAGTGGCGGCGCGCCGAGTGGGAAGGTTGCCCGGTGCGCCGGGGCGATCCGGTGATCGCCGGGGGCCGGGTCGTCGGGAAGGTCATACAGGAGGCCTATTGCATCCTGCGCAACGGCAAAGTGACCAGCACGCGCGGCGGCCACACGATCACCTGGACACCGGGAGACACGGCATGA
- a CDS encoding ABC transporter ATP-binding protein, which yields MTPDTDTPLLSVRGLTISFGKGRNRNVAVQDLSYDLHPGETLAIVGESGSGKSVSSMALLGLLPPGSANVETGTATFDGRDLLTLTDEELRGIRGDRVTMIFQEPMTSLTPVLRIGQQLTEALIEHKGMSRAEAAARGREMLTLVGLDDAPRRMRQFPHELSGGMRQRVMIAMAMSSDPAILLADEPTTALDVTVQAQILDLMRDLKTRFGTSIILITHDMGVVAEMADRVVVMRKGRKIEEGTVREIFEAPQHDYTKALLAAVPRLGAHAAAAEPRQVVDSPARPGDRLLHTRGMCKTFRERGLFVAKAGGTAAMQDVGFDLASGETLALVGESGSGKSTTGRAVLRLLDLDEGVIEIGGTDMRKLSGKAVRKARREMQMIFQDPFASLNPRLSAGRLVAEPMVIHGLASGKDLQDRTEQLFLRVGLEADHMRRFPHEFSGGQRQRLSIARALSVNPKLIVADEPTSALDVSVQAQVLELMLELQQSIGLAYLFISHDMAVVEEVAHRVAVMRRGRIVEIGPRQAVLNDPRHAYTKALLAAVPVPDPTRTRGTLPTLDTDRLPMGPLTEIAPQHMVAS from the coding sequence ATGACACCAGATACCGACACACCCCTCCTGTCGGTCCGGGGGCTGACCATCTCCTTCGGCAAGGGGCGCAACCGCAACGTCGCGGTGCAGGACCTGAGCTACGACCTCCACCCCGGCGAAACGCTTGCCATCGTGGGCGAAAGCGGATCGGGCAAGAGCGTGTCCTCCATGGCGCTGCTGGGCCTCCTGCCGCCCGGATCGGCCAACGTCGAAACCGGCACGGCGACCTTCGACGGACGCGACCTGCTGACGCTCACCGACGAAGAGCTGCGCGGCATCCGGGGCGACCGGGTGACGATGATCTTCCAGGAGCCGATGACCTCCCTCACGCCGGTCCTGCGCATCGGCCAGCAACTGACGGAGGCGCTGATCGAGCACAAGGGCATGTCCCGCGCCGAGGCCGCAGCCCGGGGCCGCGAGATGCTGACCCTCGTCGGGCTCGACGACGCGCCCCGGCGGATGCGGCAATTCCCGCACGAACTGTCGGGCGGCATGCGCCAGCGGGTGATGATTGCCATGGCCATGTCTTCCGACCCGGCGATCCTGCTGGCGGATGAACCGACGACCGCGCTGGACGTGACCGTGCAGGCGCAGATCCTCGACCTGATGCGCGACTTGAAGACCCGCTTCGGCACCTCGATCATCCTGATCACCCACGACATGGGCGTGGTGGCCGAGATGGCCGACCGCGTCGTCGTCATGCGCAAGGGCCGCAAGATCGAGGAAGGCACCGTCCGAGAGATCTTCGAGGCGCCGCAACACGACTACACCAAGGCGCTTCTGGCCGCCGTTCCACGGCTCGGCGCCCATGCTGCGGCGGCGGAACCCCGGCAGGTGGTGGACAGCCCCGCCCGCCCCGGCGACCGGCTGCTGCATACCCGCGGCATGTGCAAGACCTTCCGCGAACGCGGCCTGTTCGTGGCGAAGGCCGGCGGCACGGCAGCGATGCAGGACGTGGGCTTCGACCTCGCGTCAGGTGAAACACTGGCACTGGTCGGCGAGAGCGGGTCGGGCAAGTCGACCACGGGGCGTGCGGTGCTCCGGTTGCTCGACCTCGACGAAGGCGTGATCGAGATCGGCGGCACGGACATGCGCAAGCTGTCGGGCAAGGCCGTCCGCAAGGCGCGGCGCGAAATGCAGATGATCTTTCAGGATCCGTTCGCCTCGCTCAACCCGCGCCTCAGCGCCGGGCGTCTGGTGGCGGAACCCATGGTGATCCACGGGCTGGCCAGTGGCAAGGACCTGCAGGACCGTACCGAGCAGCTCTTCCTGCGCGTCGGGCTGGAGGCGGACCACATGCGCCGCTTCCCGCACGAGTTTTCCGGCGGTCAGCGCCAGCGCCTCTCCATCGCCCGCGCCCTCTCGGTGAACCCGAAGCTGATCGTCGCGGACGAACCGACCTCCGCGCTCGACGTCAGCGTGCAGGCGCAGGTGCTGGAGTTGATGCTGGAGCTGCAACAAAGCATCGGCCTCGCCTATCTCTTCATCAGCCACGACATGGCGGTGGTGGAGGAGGTCGCCCATCGGGTCGCGGTCATGCGCCGCGGCCGGATCGTCGAGATCGGCCCACGGCAGGCGGTGCTGAACGACCCGCGCCACGCCTACACCAAGGCGCTGCTCGCCGCCGTCCCGGTGCCCGACCCGACCCGCACGCGCGGCACCCTGCCGACGCTCGACACGGACCGGTTGCCCATGGGGCCGCTGACCGAGATCGCTCCCCAACACATGGTGGCCAGTTGA
- a CDS encoding ABC transporter permease, which translates to MIHSSSTAELADDLATDSAARKRSFWRALVASPSGLIGLVIVAVLIVAALTAPLIAPFDPLRMAAGPRLQGPSMDHLMGTDDFGRDVLSRIIYGARLTLQIGVIAVGISLTAGLLLGLVAGYSSGWTERILMRLVDVLFSFTEIVIALACLAIFGVGLTNAMIAIGIASIPFYARVTHSVVLVEKGKPYFEAAIAAGAGHMRLIFLHLLPNVVPTLIVIGTLGVSTAILAAAGLSFLGLGAQPPQPEWGFMLSSSRDLISRAPWMMIFPGLAIAITVLGFNLLGDGIREALDPRQTER; encoded by the coding sequence ATGATCCATTCATCCTCTACCGCCGAGCTGGCGGACGATCTGGCCACCGACTCCGCCGCGCGCAAGCGCAGCTTCTGGCGGGCGCTGGTGGCCAGCCCCTCGGGCCTCATCGGCCTCGTCATCGTGGCGGTCCTCATCGTCGCCGCCCTGACCGCCCCGTTGATCGCCCCCTTCGATCCGCTGCGCATGGCGGCCGGTCCAAGGCTTCAGGGCCCGTCAATGGATCACCTCATGGGCACCGACGACTTCGGCCGCGACGTGCTGAGCCGGATCATCTACGGCGCGCGGCTGACGCTGCAGATCGGGGTGATCGCGGTGGGCATCTCGCTGACCGCCGGCCTGCTTCTCGGGCTGGTCGCGGGCTACAGTTCCGGCTGGACCGAACGCATCCTGATGCGGCTGGTGGACGTGCTCTTCTCCTTCACCGAGATCGTCATCGCCCTCGCCTGCCTCGCCATCTTCGGCGTGGGCCTGACCAACGCGATGATCGCCATCGGCATCGCCTCGATCCCGTTCTATGCCCGGGTAACGCATTCCGTCGTACTGGTGGAGAAGGGCAAACCCTATTTCGAGGCCGCCATAGCGGCGGGCGCCGGGCACATGCGGCTGATCTTCCTGCACCTGCTGCCCAACGTGGTGCCGACCCTGATCGTGATCGGCACGCTGGGTGTCTCTACCGCGATTCTTGCCGCCGCCGGTCTGTCCTTCCTCGGCCTCGGCGCGCAGCCGCCGCAACCGGAATGGGGCTTCATGCTGTCCTCGTCGCGCGACCTCATCAGCCGCGCGCCGTGGATGATGATTTTTCCCGGTCTCGCCATCGCCATCACCGTCCTTGGGTTCAACCTTCTGGGTGACGGCATCCGCGAGGCCCTCGACCCGAGGCAGACAGAACGATGA
- a CDS encoding ABC transporter permease, producing the protein MGKFILQRLLAALVTIWIATIAVTILIHLVPGDPVRIMYGSFQTTPEELEAIRVRLGLDQPIWTQYFMYLERLLQGDLGRSIVGDQPVLDVLLTRFPATLALTVSSLAIAIVVGMSLGFLAAYKRGTWVDVGAMVLAIVGVSMPHFWLGLLLLFLFALQLQWLPVAGGDWRSLILPALTLGLANAAVLARLTRSAMIDIFDQDFIRTARAKGLPRSIVLYRHALRSGLVPVVSMLGLQFAYLMGGAIVIENVFAWNGVGRLAIEAVLSRDYPLIQGFILFFATVVALASVVIDIAYAFLDPRIRYS; encoded by the coding sequence ATGGGCAAGTTCATCCTCCAGCGCCTGCTGGCCGCGCTCGTGACCATCTGGATCGCGACCATCGCGGTGACGATCCTGATCCACCTCGTGCCGGGCGATCCGGTGCGGATCATGTATGGCAGCTTCCAGACCACGCCCGAGGAACTGGAGGCGATCCGCGTCAGGCTTGGCCTCGATCAGCCGATCTGGACGCAGTACTTCATGTACCTCGAACGGCTGCTGCAGGGTGACCTGGGCCGGTCAATCGTCGGCGACCAACCGGTGCTCGATGTGCTCCTGACGCGCTTTCCGGCCACGCTGGCCCTGACTGTATCAAGCCTCGCCATCGCCATCGTCGTGGGCATGAGCCTCGGCTTCCTCGCGGCCTACAAGCGCGGAACATGGGTCGACGTGGGCGCGATGGTCCTCGCCATCGTCGGCGTGTCGATGCCGCACTTCTGGCTTGGTCTTCTGTTGCTGTTCCTCTTTGCCCTGCAACTGCAGTGGCTGCCCGTGGCGGGGGGTGACTGGCGAAGCCTGATCCTCCCCGCGCTGACGCTGGGCCTTGCCAATGCCGCCGTTCTGGCCCGCCTGACGCGCTCCGCAATGATCGACATCTTCGACCAGGACTTCATCCGCACCGCCCGCGCCAAGGGCCTGCCGCGCTCCATCGTGCTCTACCGTCATGCGTTGCGCTCCGGCCTCGTTCCGGTGGTGTCGATGCTGGGCCTGCAGTTCGCCTACCTTATGGGCGGCGCCATCGTGATCGAGAACGTCTTTGCCTGGAACGGTGTCGGGCGCCTCGCCATCGAGGCGGTGCTCTCACGGGACTATCCGCTCATCCAGGGTTTCATCCTCTTCTTTGCAACCGTGGTCGCGCTGGCATCCGTGGTGATCGACATCGCATATGCCTTCCTCGACCCCCGCATCCGGTATTCGTGA
- a CDS encoding ABC transporter substrate-binding protein, with product MVTAALALGATAASAQDLVWARYGDIDSLDPHRATSTLSMQVWDQIYDTLLAFDMDGTPGPNMAKSWEVSEDGLEYTFTLNDGILCHDGTAFDANDVKFTIDRAFGDTPSLTKTSWGPITDVTVEDPLTFKVTLDSKFGAFLPFLADSFSSMVCDTNTADTFGSTTAIGTGPFILDEWVKGSEIVLSKNPDYVNYGEPWENEGAPHIDRLLIRTVPEAQTRLAALRTGEVHIAEPPFDDIEAIREAGELDIIVAENTGQDVFWEFTVSRPPFDDIRARQAVAYATDPQMAIDIIYGGLTNREWCPVARGVFGNDQEFCKQYGYEYDPEKAKELLAEMGYGPDNPMETTMFVWTGGNRHKLAEIFQSQLAQVGIDAGIEIMDIGTMNARVKAQNEDTTSDEPGTFDMMTWSWYDPDILYQLWHSPGAYSGFQNAELDAMLEETRTTIEPEARLEKVQAVIKYLMENAVHIGLYSPGWEWVFAVRPEVEGFKVGPFLHPSFLDVTVTSGG from the coding sequence ATGGTGACGGCTGCGCTGGCGCTCGGCGCGACCGCAGCCAGTGCTCAGGACCTCGTCTGGGCACGCTACGGGGACATCGACAGCCTCGATCCGCACCGCGCGACAAGCACGCTTTCAATGCAGGTCTGGGACCAGATCTACGACACGTTGCTCGCTTTCGACATGGACGGCACCCCCGGCCCCAACATGGCGAAAAGCTGGGAGGTCAGCGAGGACGGCCTCGAATACACCTTCACTCTGAACGACGGTATCCTGTGCCACGACGGCACCGCCTTCGACGCCAATGACGTGAAGTTCACCATCGACCGCGCCTTCGGCGACACGCCCAGCCTGACGAAGACAAGCTGGGGTCCGATCACCGACGTCACCGTCGAGGATCCGCTGACCTTCAAGGTCACGCTTGACAGCAAGTTCGGCGCCTTCCTCCCGTTCCTCGCCGACAGCTTCTCTTCGATGGTCTGCGACACCAACACCGCGGACACCTTCGGATCGACCACCGCCATCGGCACCGGGCCGTTCATCCTCGACGAATGGGTGAAGGGCAGCGAGATCGTCCTGTCGAAGAACCCCGACTACGTGAACTACGGCGAGCCTTGGGAGAACGAGGGCGCCCCGCACATCGACCGGTTGCTGATCCGCACCGTGCCGGAGGCGCAGACCCGTCTCGCCGCGCTGCGCACCGGCGAGGTCCATATCGCGGAACCGCCCTTCGACGACATCGAGGCGATCCGGGAAGCGGGTGAGTTGGACATCATCGTGGCCGAGAACACCGGCCAGGACGTGTTCTGGGAATTCACCGTCTCGCGCCCGCCCTTCGACGACATCCGCGCGCGTCAGGCCGTCGCCTATGCCACCGATCCGCAGATGGCCATCGACATCATCTACGGCGGGCTGACGAACCGTGAATGGTGCCCGGTCGCCCGTGGCGTCTTTGGCAACGATCAGGAGTTCTGCAAGCAGTACGGCTACGAGTACGACCCCGAGAAGGCGAAGGAACTGTTGGCCGAGATGGGCTACGGACCCGACAATCCGATGGAGACGACGATGTTCGTCTGGACCGGCGGCAACCGGCACAAGCTGGCCGAGATCTTCCAGTCGCAGCTTGCGCAGGTCGGCATCGACGCCGGCATCGAGATCATGGACATCGGCACCATGAACGCCCGCGTGAAGGCCCAGAACGAGGACACCACCTCGGACGAGCCGGGCACCTTCGACATGATGACATGGTCCTGGTACGACCCGGACATCCTCTACCAGCTCTGGCATTCACCCGGCGCCTACTCCGGCTTCCAGAACGCCGAGCTTGACGCCATGCTGGAGGAAACCCGCACCACGATCGAGCCCGAAGCGCGGCTGGAGAAGGTGCAGGCGGTCATCAAGTACCTGATGGAGAACGCGGTGCACATCGGCCTCTACAGCCCCGGCTGGGAGTGGGTCTTTGCCGTGCGCCCCGAGGTCGAGGGCTTCAAGGTCGGGCCGTTCCTGCATCCGAGCTTCCTTGACGTGACGGTGACAAGCGGGGGCTGA
- a CDS encoding MurR/RpiR family transcriptional regulator, producing the protein MEKTFHIAQRLLSTYDEMPRGERRLADLLLEDVGVLGYLTASDLADQAGVSKATAARLFRRLGYHGYRDAQREVRENKSTKAAAPEVPALSGGFLSPGEYLDAEVKHLVRTFETLPAEQMSEAVEILCRAAKLWVVGFGEGYPLALFARALLIKVFPDIRMIPLSGFPVPEEFASINPEDAVLAFGVGRRTDEFRNVIGSSRRAGAKVILVTNSIAAGDKRGADLILRGRSEGPTVFGSMTAPLSLVTYLCARVATRTGDSAQRRLDHIESIHSQWAEESSK; encoded by the coding sequence ATGGAAAAGACCTTTCACATCGCGCAACGCCTGCTGTCGACCTATGACGAGATGCCGCGCGGCGAACGTCGGTTGGCTGACCTGCTGCTCGAGGATGTCGGCGTGCTGGGCTACCTGACAGCCAGCGATCTGGCGGATCAGGCCGGCGTGTCAAAGGCGACCGCAGCGCGGCTGTTCCGGCGCCTCGGCTATCACGGCTATCGCGACGCCCAGCGTGAGGTGCGCGAGAACAAGTCGACCAAGGCCGCCGCACCTGAGGTGCCTGCGCTCTCCGGTGGGTTCCTGTCACCGGGCGAATACCTCGACGCCGAGGTGAAGCACCTCGTGCGCACGTTCGAGACCCTGCCCGCGGAACAGATGTCGGAAGCGGTGGAGATCCTCTGCCGCGCCGCGAAACTCTGGGTGGTGGGCTTCGGCGAGGGCTATCCGCTGGCGCTGTTCGCGCGGGCACTGCTGATCAAGGTCTTCCCAGACATCCGCATGATCCCCCTCAGCGGTTTCCCCGTGCCGGAGGAATTCGCCTCGATCAATCCGGAGGACGCAGTGCTGGCCTTTGGCGTCGGCCGCCGGACGGACGAGTTCCGCAATGTCATCGGATCGTCGCGCCGGGCGGGCGCGAAGGTAATCCTCGTGACCAATTCCATCGCCGCCGGGGACAAGCGCGGCGCAGACCTGATCCTGCGCGGGCGATCCGAGGGGCCCACGGTCTTCGGTTCGATGACCGCGCCGCTCAGCCTCGTCACCTACCTCTGTGCGCGCGTGGCGACCCGGACCGGCGATTCGGCACAGCGGCGTCTGGACCACATCGAGTCGATTCATTCTCAATGGGCTGAAGAAAGCAGCAAATGA
- a CDS encoding GlxA family transcriptional regulator: MEADHASNRPAGGPATQEQTSRGIASIALEGDVDTLDFTFVGLPKASMLAFTSAVEPLRIINQLAGRQIARWRLVTPDGAPLTFSSGLSMMAESPPRDLPRHTRLIVCSGTEPETSLSDTVTAMVRRAWRHGHIVGGICTGAYTLAEAGLLQGRRFTLHWENTDSFELRYPNLMSTRQLFAIDNNVMTCAGGTAATDMMLSVLNDHYGPIAASVVMEMCLHPAMRMPDEAQKASLAFTFGVRNARFLALIQDIENSDNWFDTMDTLCEKHALSRRQIERLFKKYTGHSPQAYAKLRRLDHARLQLATTNMSVHEVAIACGFESARVFAVNFKKRFGMTPTEYTATQRR; the protein is encoded by the coding sequence ATGGAAGCAGATCACGCCTCGAACAGACCCGCTGGCGGCCCGGCGACACAGGAGCAGACCTCGCGGGGGATCGCGTCCATCGCGCTCGAAGGCGACGTGGACACGCTGGACTTCACCTTCGTCGGGCTGCCGAAGGCGTCGATGCTGGCCTTCACCTCGGCGGTCGAGCCCCTGCGCATCATCAACCAGCTCGCAGGACGTCAGATCGCGCGCTGGCGATTGGTGACGCCGGACGGCGCGCCGCTGACCTTCTCGTCCGGGCTGAGCATGATGGCCGAAAGCCCGCCCCGCGACCTGCCGCGCCACACAAGGCTGATCGTCTGCTCCGGCACGGAACCGGAAACCTCGCTCTCCGACACGGTCACCGCGATGGTGCGCCGGGCATGGCGGCACGGCCACATCGTCGGAGGCATCTGCACCGGTGCCTACACGCTGGCAGAGGCCGGGCTTCTGCAGGGCCGCCGATTCACTCTGCACTGGGAGAACACCGACAGCTTCGAGTTGCGCTACCCGAACCTCATGTCGACGCGGCAGCTGTTTGCCATCGACAACAACGTGATGACCTGCGCCGGGGGCACCGCCGCGACGGACATGATGCTGTCCGTGCTGAACGATCACTATGGCCCCATCGCGGCGAGCGTCGTCATGGAAATGTGCCTGCACCCGGCGATGCGGATGCCGGACGAGGCGCAGAAGGCTTCGCTGGCGTTTACCTTCGGAGTGCGCAACGCCCGCTTCCTCGCGCTGATCCAGGACATCGAGAACAGCGACAACTGGTTCGACACGATGGACACGCTTTGCGAGAAGCACGCCCTGTCACGACGGCAGATCGAGCGGTTGTTCAAGAAATACACCGGCCATTCGCCCCAGGCCTATGCCAAGCTGCGGCGCCTCGACCATGCGCGCCTGCAACTGGCCACCACGAACATGTCGGTGCACGAGGTCGCGATTGCCTGCGGCTTCGAATCCGCCCGTGTCTTTGCGGTCAACTTCAAGAAACGCTTCGGCATGACGCCGACGGAATACACCGCGACCCAACGCAGATAG